A window of Roseiflexus castenholzii DSM 13941 genomic DNA:
TGAAAGATTGACCTGGCGCGAACGGGGAATGCCGCAACACAGTGCGCCGCTTCCACAACAAACTCCCGCTGCCTCTCGTATCATGTGCAGAAACAACGTTTTGCATACGGAGGCTTCGTTATGGGCGACATCGGACGCCTTCTGATCGGTATGGGCGTGGTGTTGATCGTGATCGGCGCCGTGCTGTTATTAGCCGGAAAAGTGCCATGGCTGGGGCGATTGCCGGGCGATATTCTGATCGAGCGCGAGAATGTGCGCATCTTCATCCCGATCGGAACGATGCTGCTTCTCAGCCTGGTATTGACGGTGATCGCCAACCTGCTGGCGCGCTTTTGGCGATAAAACAGAAAACCCCTGCGTATCTCAGGGGTTCCGCTCCGGTGGAGCCGGCGGCGGGATTCGAACCCGCGACCTACTGTTTACAAGACAGTTGCTCTGCCAGCTGAGCTACGCCGGCACATCACCATTGTAGCACGGGAGCGTCGGATGCGTCAATGTACGTCTGGACGGATGCCCCCTGCCATGCCCCCGGCGGCTACCCGCCCCTCCCTCACCCCGCCCCATCCCGTCGGCGCGGGTCTCAGACCCGCCCCTCCCTCACCCCGCCCCATCCCGTCGGCGCGGGTCTCAGACCCGCCCCTCCCTCACCCCGCCCCATCCCGTCGGCGCGGGTCTCAGACCCGCCCCTCCCTCACCCCGCCTCATCCCGTCGGCGCGGGTCTCAGGCCCGCCCCAACGATGGTATAATGGTGTCGCCAACACAACGACCGTGTGGGAGGAAGGCTATGTCCGCTCTGCTCGCTCCGCGCAATGGCCTGCCGTCGAGTATTGAGCCGCCGACACCGGAGGAAAGTTTGAACGATGCACGGCAGCGCATGGCGCGCACGTTTCGCCGCGATGAGTTTGTCTGGATTCTTGCCGAGCGCTACGATGCGCACGCCGCCGCCTGGCTGATCGATGTGCTGCGT
This region includes:
- a CDS encoding DUF2905 domain-containing protein, producing MGDIGRLLIGMGVVLIVIGAVLLLAGKVPWLGRLPGDILIERENVRIFIPIGTMLLLSLVLTVIANLLARFWR